The Chryseolinea soli genome contains a region encoding:
- a CDS encoding LytR/AlgR family response regulator transcription factor, whose translation MRDTRVIIVEDELNAAKNLKYLLAEHAPDMGVMATHASIEQATDWLRKNPPPSLGFFDIQLEDGLSFEIFKLINIDFPVIFTTAFNDYAIEAFKVNSIDYLLKPVHAADLQFSLEKFRKLAQPKPDKDLIYNVLNTLSRQQETSTLLVHFRDKIIPVPVGDFAFFFIRNNLVHGCTHKNQIHLLDFTFEALEQKLPRRHFIRANRQYIVNRTAIQEMELFFNGRLSLKLSPAPSETVLISKAKVPLFKQWMEA comes from the coding sequence ATGAGAGACACCCGTGTAATTATTGTCGAGGACGAGCTGAACGCTGCAAAGAACCTGAAATATCTCCTGGCCGAGCATGCGCCCGACATGGGCGTGATGGCTACGCACGCCAGCATCGAGCAAGCCACAGACTGGCTTCGAAAGAATCCACCTCCTTCACTCGGATTTTTCGACATTCAACTGGAAGACGGATTGTCTTTCGAGATCTTCAAATTGATCAACATCGACTTTCCGGTGATTTTCACCACGGCGTTCAACGACTATGCTATCGAGGCCTTTAAAGTAAACAGCATCGATTACTTGCTAAAACCGGTCCATGCGGCCGATCTCCAGTTCAGCCTGGAGAAATTCAGAAAGCTTGCTCAACCTAAACCAGACAAAGACCTGATCTATAACGTGCTGAACACACTATCCCGTCAGCAAGAAACGTCCACACTCCTGGTCCATTTCCGTGACAAGATCATCCCGGTGCCCGTCGGCGATTTTGCATTCTTTTTTATTCGGAACAACCTGGTTCACGGCTGTACACACAAGAACCAAATCCATCTCCTCGATTTCACGTTCGAAGCTTTGGAACAAAAACTCCCGCGCCGGCATTTCATCCGCGCCAACCGGCAGTATATCGTCAACCGCACAGCCATTCAGGAGATGGAGCTTTTCTTCAATGGCCGGTTGTCGCTGAAACTGTCGCCGGCCCCCAGTGAGACCGTGCTTATCAGTAAAGCCAAAGTGCCCTTATTCAAGCAGTGGATGGAAGCTTGA
- a CDS encoding sensor histidine kinase: MNIRAKLTVIFFSIVIIVLTIICVSIYFLSANYRQEDFYRRLKNRAINTAKILTEVEEVDAQLLRRMERNNPASLPNQYIAIYNDKNEERYSSDGTNVIAMDSALLNRIRQHKEVRYAYENFEALGFLFTDRQDHFTVVAAATDVYGLDALRNLRNILIVTFCVSMVFVSILGWFFAGKVLSPISKIVDQVGNITEENLNRRLDEGNQKDELSKLAHTFNRMLERLQSAFASQKNFITNASHEIKTPITVMAGEIEVALLQDRDKEYYVKILGSVLGGLKGLNSLSTQLLLLAQTSTEQPDKHFAPIRIDDVLWEIKDELIKAFPAYRIDIHFDLALNHESLLMEGDEQLIKVVILNLMDNGCKYSDDHQVIITLDTNHRGFITLNFQNNGVGIDPDNVHRIFDPFFRGKRHRQTKGFGIGLSLVRQIVKLHGGDIRLESAPQQQTRFSVYFPVGK; encoded by the coding sequence ATGAACATCCGGGCAAAGCTTACCGTCATTTTCTTCAGCATCGTCATCATCGTGCTCACGATCATCTGTGTATCCATCTATTTTCTTTCGGCCAACTACCGCCAGGAAGATTTTTATCGAAGACTAAAAAACAGGGCGATCAACACGGCAAAGATCCTGACGGAAGTGGAGGAAGTAGACGCGCAACTGCTTCGTCGCATGGAGCGGAACAATCCGGCCAGCCTTCCCAATCAGTATATCGCCATATACAATGATAAAAATGAAGAGCGGTACAGTTCGGACGGGACCAACGTCATCGCCATGGACTCGGCGTTATTAAACCGCATACGCCAGCATAAAGAGGTGCGTTATGCCTATGAAAATTTTGAGGCGCTGGGCTTTTTGTTTACCGACCGGCAGGATCATTTCACCGTGGTGGCCGCCGCCACCGATGTGTATGGTTTGGACGCCCTGCGGAATCTTCGAAATATTCTCATCGTCACGTTTTGTGTGAGCATGGTGTTTGTCTCCATCCTGGGTTGGTTTTTTGCGGGAAAGGTCCTTTCACCCATTTCAAAGATCGTTGACCAGGTGGGCAACATCACCGAAGAGAACCTCAACCGGCGGCTGGACGAAGGCAATCAAAAGGATGAACTCAGTAAACTGGCCCATACCTTTAACCGGATGCTGGAACGCCTGCAAAGCGCCTTTGCTTCACAAAAGAATTTTATAACGAATGCCTCGCATGAAATCAAAACGCCCATTACCGTGATGGCGGGAGAAATTGAAGTAGCCTTGCTGCAGGATCGCGACAAAGAATATTATGTAAAAATTCTCGGCTCGGTCCTGGGCGGATTGAAAGGACTCAACAGCCTGTCCACACAGTTATTGTTGCTGGCACAAACCAGTACCGAGCAACCCGATAAGCATTTCGCGCCCATTCGCATCGACGATGTTTTGTGGGAAATAAAAGACGAACTGATCAAGGCATTTCCGGCCTACCGCATCGACATTCATTTCGACCTGGCCCTGAATCACGAATCCCTGCTCATGGAAGGCGACGAGCAACTGATCAAAGTAGTCATCCTAAACCTGATGGACAACGGCTGCAAATATTCCGACGACCATCAGGTCATCATCACGTTGGATACAAACCACCGGGGGTTCATCACCCTTAATTTTCAGAATAACGGTGTAGGTATCGATCCGGACAATGTCCATCGCATTTTTGATCCCTTCTTCCGGGGTAAACGCCACCGGCAAACCAAAGGGTTTGGCATCGGCCTTTCGTTGGTCCGGCAAATTGTCAAACTTCACGGTGGCGATATTCGCCTTGAATCGGCACCGCAGCAGCAAACCCGGTTCAGCGTCTATTTTCCTGTGGGAAAATAG
- a CDS encoding sensor histidine kinase, whose amino-acid sequence MFTPTHTNTNCEAEILAGEAYKSAPERAGHVLLPADLCRTMSGKYKIMISLSLGLAVFFSLPWITLNEPSRLTSNLSKLGLSDARIAFLFVSVFLSSILFFQYNFFWKRRLSARRNGLIAKGLNVLINIGLVVVLSVIVMWVADGIFTIAAKRPFFIFYLLRNALIAFVAMLVAHVIELLEHLRHEKIRTLTLRHQNVETELAALKAQIDPHFFFNSLNSLNVLIRENTQEALAFVDHFSQSFRYVLENKEQKLVTVREELVFLESYLFMMEKRFASGLVVQIRIAPDLYTRKMPQFALQLLVENAVKHNQVSARHPLTVEIYSEQGHIVVKNNLQKKQSAKGYGIGLANLSKRYQLIHNAEITVRTGPTHFEVKLPVR is encoded by the coding sequence ATGTTCACCCCAACCCATACCAACACAAACTGCGAGGCTGAAATTTTAGCCGGTGAAGCGTACAAATCCGCACCTGAAAGAGCAGGCCATGTGCTCCTGCCGGCAGACCTTTGTCGGACCATGAGCGGGAAATACAAAATCATGATCAGCCTCTCGCTGGGCCTGGCCGTCTTTTTTTCGTTGCCCTGGATCACGTTGAACGAGCCCTCCCGGCTAACCAGCAATTTGTCGAAGCTGGGGCTTTCGGATGCGCGGATTGCATTCCTGTTTGTCAGCGTGTTTCTCAGCAGCATCCTTTTCTTTCAATACAATTTCTTCTGGAAAAGGCGGCTATCGGCCCGGAGAAATGGCTTGATCGCCAAGGGGCTAAACGTGCTGATCAATATCGGCCTGGTGGTGGTGCTGAGTGTCATAGTGATGTGGGTCGCCGACGGCATCTTCACGATCGCGGCGAAGCGTCCGTTCTTTATTTTTTATCTTTTGCGCAATGCGTTGATCGCTTTTGTGGCCATGCTGGTGGCGCATGTCATTGAATTGTTGGAACATCTCCGGCACGAGAAAATCAGGACACTCACCCTGCGACACCAGAATGTGGAAACGGAACTGGCAGCGTTGAAGGCCCAGATCGACCCCCATTTTTTCTTTAACTCGCTTAATTCGCTCAATGTGCTGATCCGGGAAAATACCCAGGAGGCGCTGGCCTTCGTCGATCACTTTTCGCAGTCGTTTCGCTATGTCCTCGAAAATAAGGAACAAAAGCTGGTCACGGTTCGCGAAGAGCTTGTGTTCCTCGAATCTTACCTCTTCATGATGGAGAAAAGATTCGCGAGCGGCCTGGTGGTCCAGATCCGGATCGCGCCCGATCTCTACACGCGAAAGATGCCGCAATTTGCTTTGCAGCTCCTGGTGGAGAATGCGGTGAAGCACAACCAGGTTTCTGCGCGTCATCCGTTGACGGTCGAGATCTATAGTGAACAAGGGCATATTGTGGTGAAAAATAACCTTCAGAAAAAACAGTCGGCAAAGGGCTACGGCATCGGGCTGGCCAATCTATCTAAACGATACCAGCTCATTCACAACGCAGAGATCACGGTGCGAACCGGCCCAACCCATTTTGAAGTAAAACTTCCTGTGCGATGA
- a CDS encoding DUF1800 domain-containing protein — protein MKSPKNLSAAFPSLIASLKGYDLQPPPPTVIALNRVTYGATSALTEQVTKRGLGDYLEEQLHPKNEDERVVRKLSEATLPIKYNDKDGNPLVDEVRSLRLIDAPLSELWKLNNKDANLPYAEKIRALEEVRVASWLRAVYSPWQLREVMTEFWHNHFNVNASDQKISTVFPVYDRDVIRKNCFGNFRVFLEDVSKSAAMLYYLDNFTSKASPANENYARELFELHTLGSDFYFNNLYNRWRDVPGATAGKPVGYIDEDVYEAARAFTGWTVADGASSGKDKLPDTGEFYYYDGWHDNYQKRILGTEIEPNQPALSDGHLALDLVAHHPATAKHLCKKLCIRFISDQPPQSVVEGAVKVWIQHQKSPDQIGQTLRYILNTKEFAATWGQKVKRPFHLMVSMLRATQAEITPNQGLTGQLSQMGYLHYSWQTPTGHPDVMDYWLSSNSMIARWNVASSLLSVSPNNRIAAYDFARFVPPGMDKPQDLSRFWIDRVLQKKKTPDFEQAMIDFLRGDGKADQSIPADKLNNRLSGFIALLTMTPDFQLI, from the coding sequence ATGAAATCTCCCAAAAACCTATCCGCCGCCTTTCCCTCCCTCATTGCGTCGTTAAAAGGATATGATCTACAACCACCGCCACCCACAGTGATCGCCCTCAACCGGGTGACGTATGGCGCTACATCCGCGCTGACAGAACAGGTGACCAAGCGAGGCCTGGGTGACTATCTTGAAGAGCAGCTCCATCCAAAGAACGAAGATGAGCGGGTGGTTCGAAAGCTTTCAGAAGCCACCCTTCCCATAAAGTACAATGATAAAGATGGAAATCCCCTGGTCGACGAAGTACGATCTTTGCGCCTCATCGACGCGCCGTTGAGCGAACTCTGGAAACTGAATAACAAAGACGCCAACCTTCCTTATGCCGAAAAGATCAGGGCATTGGAAGAAGTTCGCGTGGCATCGTGGTTGCGCGCGGTCTACAGCCCCTGGCAACTGCGCGAAGTGATGACGGAGTTCTGGCACAATCATTTTAATGTCAATGCGTCCGATCAGAAGATCAGCACGGTGTTTCCGGTGTATGACCGCGATGTGATCCGCAAAAACTGTTTTGGAAATTTCCGTGTGTTTTTGGAGGACGTATCGAAAAGCGCCGCCATGCTGTATTACCTCGACAACTTCACCAGCAAGGCCAGCCCCGCCAATGAAAACTATGCGCGCGAACTGTTTGAATTGCACACGCTGGGCTCCGATTTTTATTTTAACAACTTATACAACCGCTGGCGCGATGTGCCCGGCGCCACGGCGGGAAAACCCGTGGGCTATATCGACGAAGACGTCTATGAAGCGGCGCGTGCGTTCACCGGCTGGACAGTAGCCGATGGCGCCAGCAGTGGCAAGGACAAACTTCCCGACACGGGCGAGTTTTATTACTACGACGGCTGGCACGACAACTATCAAAAGCGAATTCTGGGCACCGAGATCGAGCCCAACCAACCGGCGTTGTCCGACGGGCACTTGGCGCTGGACTTGGTTGCTCATCATCCGGCCACGGCCAAGCACCTTTGCAAGAAACTTTGTATTCGATTCATCTCCGATCAGCCCCCGCAGTCCGTTGTCGAGGGTGCCGTGAAAGTGTGGATACAGCACCAAAAAAGTCCCGATCAGATCGGGCAGACATTGCGCTACATCCTAAACACCAAGGAGTTTGCCGCCACGTGGGGACAAAAGGTGAAGCGTCCCTTTCACCTCATGGTGTCGATGTTGCGCGCCACGCAGGCGGAGATCACCCCAAACCAAGGCCTCACCGGGCAATTGAGCCAGATGGGATACCTTCACTACAGCTGGCAAACCCCCACCGGGCATCCCGATGTGATGGATTATTGGCTCAGCTCCAACAGCATGATCGCCCGTTGGAATGTGGCATCGTCGCTGCTCTCGGTCAGTCCCAACAACCGGATTGCTGCCTATGATTTTGCGAGGTTCGTGCCACCGGGGATGGACAAACCGCAGGACCTCTCGCGCTTCTGGATCGACCGGGTGTTGCAGAAAAAAAAGACACCCGACTTTGAGCAAGCCATGATCGATTTTCTTCGGGGCGACGGCAAGGCGGACCAATCCATTCCGGCCGACAAGCTGAACAATCGCCTGAGTGGATTCATCGCCTTGCTCACGATGACGCCGGACTTTCAATTGATTTAA
- a CDS encoding sensor histidine kinase, with product MKISNIILISFFSILLLFSITTYINYKQSKLIAENNEAFSRSSIILRNSHRFQRNFLYMVSGLRGYLLTDDPFFIQTYDSAILENEKILNELISMVNTASDQRILLDDIKLLQGYWIDEFAMPLLDAKKQATASVSDRDVFDRIYRTKLGSGLEKDVQRSLQKKFSDFTNFEYGFRDSRKEIMTASLRYTENVSFYLTVISVVAGTMIALFIAYYISSRIVKMVTMANAIAAGDYQVHVSEEGNSELSQLGRALNEMAGILDLNISLLKKQKDELDQFAHTVSHDIKGPLRGIDNVVTWIEEDHRFDLPPKVNEYLAIIKGRVARAENLIKGILTYARVGKEEKIREHVNIRELISEVMEYSIPPRLGITLITAPDLPLLYTERLPLLQIFTNLIGNAFRHHDKAVGEVNVYCKSRGDLYEFFVSDDGPGIEVMYHEKIFEMFQTLKEKDAFESTGVGLAIVKKILHDRKLEVHMYSEPGMGSTFSFTWPKSL from the coding sequence ATGAAGATTTCGAATATCATACTGATCAGTTTTTTCTCTATCCTGCTGTTGTTTTCCATCACTACCTACATCAACTACAAGCAGTCGAAGTTGATCGCCGAAAACAATGAAGCGTTTTCACGCTCGTCCATCATTTTGCGAAACAGTCACCGGTTTCAGCGAAATTTTCTTTACATGGTCAGCGGCCTTCGCGGCTACCTGCTCACCGATGATCCTTTTTTTATTCAGACGTATGATTCAGCCATCCTGGAGAATGAAAAGATCTTGAACGAATTGATTTCTATGGTGAATACAGCGTCCGACCAACGCATCTTGCTCGATGATATCAAATTGCTTCAGGGCTATTGGATCGATGAGTTCGCGATGCCGCTTTTGGATGCGAAAAAACAAGCCACGGCCTCGGTTAGCGATCGCGATGTTTTTGACCGGATCTATCGCACCAAGCTGGGCAGTGGTTTGGAGAAAGACGTGCAGCGGAGTCTTCAAAAGAAATTTTCGGACTTCACAAATTTCGAATACGGTTTTCGCGACTCGCGCAAGGAGATCATGACGGCCTCGCTTCGTTATACCGAGAACGTTTCGTTCTATCTCACGGTAATTTCCGTGGTGGCCGGTACGATGATCGCCTTGTTTATCGCGTATTATATTTCTTCGCGGATCGTGAAGATGGTCACGATGGCCAACGCCATCGCCGCCGGCGACTACCAGGTCCATGTCAGCGAAGAAGGGAATAGTGAACTGAGCCAGCTCGGCAGGGCTTTGAACGAGATGGCTGGCATTCTCGACCTGAACATTTCGCTGTTAAAAAAACAGAAGGATGAGCTCGACCAGTTTGCACACACGGTGTCGCACGATATCAAGGGGCCGCTGCGGGGGATCGACAACGTGGTGACCTGGATTGAAGAGGATCACCGTTTTGATCTGCCGCCAAAAGTGAATGAATACCTGGCCATCATCAAAGGGAGAGTGGCCCGGGCGGAAAATCTGATCAAGGGAATTTTGACGTATGCCCGGGTGGGCAAGGAAGAGAAGATCAGGGAGCACGTAAACATCCGGGAGTTGATCAGCGAAGTCATGGAATACAGCATACCGCCCAGGCTTGGGATCACGCTGATCACCGCTCCGGATCTGCCCCTGTTATATACGGAGCGCCTGCCGCTGCTTCAGATCTTCACCAATCTTATCGGAAACGCCTTCAGGCATCACGACAAAGCGGTGGGCGAGGTGAACGTGTATTGCAAAAGCAGGGGAGACCTTTACGAGTTTTTTGTCAGCGATGACGGCCCGGGTATCGAAGTCATGTATCACGAGAAAATTTTTGAGATGTTTCAAACCCTGAAAGAGAAAGACGCTTTTGAAAGCACCGGCGTTGGGCTGGCCATTGTGAAGAAAATCCTCCACGACCGGAAACTGGAGGTGCATATGTATTCCGAACCGGGAATGGGTTCTACATTTTCATTCACCTGGCCAAAATCACTATGA
- a CDS encoding DUF1501 domain-containing protein, producing MKRREFIIGCSAAIAAMAGSRITGYSFAPDGSPGNILIYVFLRGGCDGLNLVAPVNDPNYIANRTADVRVTDSGDTEGLSLGNGLAGLDFRLHKKTSALKELYDSNALAIIHAAGLTNGTRSHFDAMDLIERGSLQNKTLNEGWLTRFLKSVPAAPEGNNIASVAIGTVMPTSFLGSNGTLAISNLNDYKLRGDKRYASILQSLYTGNSLLDEAAQNALTSVAEINNQLPKDVTNTPMPYVPENNVKYPESPLAKSLQTLAQLIKMETGLRVASVDYGGWDTHEHQQGAFANLADGLSTALGAFYNDISHHQKRVTLLVMSEFGRRLKSNKSNGTDHGHGNVMLVLGGEVKGGKMYGTWPGLENEQLDNHVDLAVTTDYRHVLSEILLKRMANPKLGYIFPGYKDYKPLNFLNGNALQIDYNNAK from the coding sequence ATGAAACGAAGGGAATTTATCATCGGATGTTCCGCCGCGATCGCGGCCATGGCCGGCAGTCGCATCACCGGGTATTCATTTGCTCCCGATGGCAGTCCGGGAAATATTTTGATCTATGTGTTCCTTCGCGGTGGGTGCGACGGACTCAACCTGGTGGCTCCCGTGAACGACCCCAACTACATCGCCAACCGCACGGCCGACGTTCGTGTGACCGACAGCGGCGACACGGAGGGCCTGTCGCTCGGCAACGGACTGGCCGGTCTCGATTTCCGTCTTCACAAAAAAACTTCCGCGTTGAAAGAGCTGTATGATTCCAATGCGCTGGCGATCATTCATGCGGCGGGCCTCACCAACGGCACACGCAGTCACTTCGATGCGATGGATCTTATCGAGCGGGGTTCGCTTCAAAACAAAACCTTGAACGAGGGGTGGCTCACCCGTTTTTTGAAAAGTGTTCCTGCCGCGCCGGAGGGAAACAACATTGCGTCCGTGGCGATCGGCACGGTGATGCCCACGTCCTTTTTGGGAAGCAACGGCACACTGGCCATCAGCAACCTCAACGACTATAAATTGCGTGGCGATAAACGCTATGCTTCCATCCTGCAAAGTTTATACACCGGTAATTCGTTGCTGGATGAGGCTGCTCAAAATGCTTTGACGTCGGTGGCCGAGATCAACAACCAGTTGCCCAAAGATGTCACCAACACACCGATGCCTTATGTGCCCGAAAATAATGTGAAATATCCGGAAAGCCCGTTGGCAAAATCGCTCCAAACCCTGGCGCAACTGATCAAGATGGAAACCGGCTTGCGCGTGGCGTCGGTAGACTATGGTGGTTGGGATACGCACGAGCACCAGCAAGGCGCCTTTGCCAATCTCGCCGACGGGTTATCGACCGCGTTAGGTGCATTCTATAACGACATCAGCCATCATCAGAAACGCGTCACACTGTTGGTCATGAGTGAATTTGGACGCCGCCTGAAATCCAACAAAAGCAACGGCACCGATCACGGTCATGGCAACGTCATGCTGGTTTTGGGTGGAGAGGTAAAAGGAGGGAAGATGTATGGCACCTGGCCCGGGCTCGAAAACGAACAACTGGATAACCACGTCGACCTGGCGGTCACCACCGACTATCGTCACGTGCTGAGCGAGATCTTGTTGAAGCGAATGGCTAACCCCAAACTCGGGTATATATTTCCCGGCTACAAGGACTATAAGCCGCTCAATTTTCTCAATGGCAATGCGCTGCAAATCGACTATAATAACGCGAAATAA
- a CDS encoding alpha/beta hydrolase family protein yields the protein MTKFHFHIFLLCSILCGSCQDDPVAAPDDHLSDLNGPISKPTSGYGADGSFAVARIAFPNPAYTTMQPELFYPANSTTPKPTIFFAHGYGGNRSGIYQGVLDFIAKKGYAVVFVPYPTRGGSVDDRYDILWAGFEEAVRKFPSIIDTTRVGFMGHSFGGGAVVGLAHRAFTEKHWGENGRFLFPLAPWYSYQLTDDQLSSFPDNTKLLMQVYQEDTINDHRMAIDIYKHINISNSEKDYVTVTSDEVDGYRYLAGHSLPTTVGQGDRSLDAYDYYGVYRLLDALMDYTFNHNPSAKNVALGNGSAEQVTMPTYNQQTLAPLLVTDDPQPTHAQDFYLFYCSHERNPRSAMCE from the coding sequence ATGACAAAGTTTCATTTTCATATATTTCTTTTATGCAGTATCCTATGCGGCTCATGCCAGGATGATCCTGTGGCCGCACCAGATGATCACCTGAGTGACCTGAATGGCCCGATCTCAAAACCGACTTCCGGCTATGGGGCGGACGGCTCTTTTGCGGTGGCGCGAATCGCCTTCCCCAATCCGGCTTACACGACGATGCAACCTGAACTATTTTATCCGGCAAACAGCACAACTCCCAAGCCAACGATATTCTTCGCCCACGGCTACGGCGGAAATCGCAGCGGCATCTACCAGGGCGTTTTGGATTTTATTGCCAAAAAGGGTTATGCCGTGGTGTTCGTACCCTATCCCACAAGGGGAGGTAGTGTCGACGACCGGTACGACATTCTTTGGGCCGGCTTTGAAGAGGCGGTACGCAAATTTCCATCGATCATCGACACCACGCGGGTGGGCTTCATGGGCCATTCCTTTGGAGGTGGAGCCGTTGTCGGCCTGGCGCATCGGGCTTTTACGGAAAAGCATTGGGGAGAAAACGGTCGCTTCTTGTTTCCCCTGGCGCCGTGGTATTCCTACCAGCTCACCGACGACCAACTATCTTCTTTCCCCGACAACACCAAGCTCCTGATGCAAGTCTATCAGGAAGACACGATTAACGACCATCGCATGGCTATTGATATCTATAAACACATCAACATCTCCAATAGCGAAAAAGACTATGTCACCGTCACGTCCGATGAGGTAGACGGCTATCGCTACCTGGCCGGTCACTCGCTGCCCACCACCGTTGGACAGGGTGATCGATCACTGGATGCCTATGACTACTATGGTGTCTACCGTCTACTCGACGCGTTGATGGACTACACATTCAATCACAATCCGTCGGCGAAGAACGTGGCGCTTGGCAACGGTTCTGCCGAACAGGTCACGATGCCAACCTACAACCAGCAGACGCTGGCGCCGCTCCTCGTGACGGACGACCCGCAGCCAACCCATGCGCAGGATTTCTATTTATTTTACTGTAGTCACGAGCGAAACCCGCGAAGTGCCATGTGCGAATGA
- a CDS encoding response regulator yields MKRVINIMLVEDDTLDQIEVKRTLDKRHILYRLQVAKNGEEAMRLLSGEPAGVSPEIPDFILLDLNMPKMNGFELLRWIRANARWKDIKVFILTTSDEPEDKAEALRLGVSGFITKPLKLDSSSSMDAFNLMMDLMNM; encoded by the coding sequence ATGAAACGAGTCATCAACATCATGCTCGTCGAAGACGATACGCTCGACCAGATCGAAGTGAAGAGGACGCTCGACAAGCGCCACATCCTCTACCGGCTGCAGGTCGCAAAAAATGGTGAAGAGGCCATGCGCCTGCTCAGTGGCGAGCCGGCGGGTGTTTCTCCCGAGATTCCCGATTTTATTTTGCTCGACCTGAACATGCCCAAGATGAACGGCTTCGAGTTGCTGCGCTGGATCAGAGCGAATGCGCGATGGAAAGACATAAAAGTTTTTATCCTGACGACGTCGGATGAACCCGAGGACAAAGCGGAGGCGCTGCGGCTGGGCGTTTCCGGGTTTATCACAAAACCCCTCAAGCTTGACAGCTCTTCTTCGATGGATGCGTTCAACCTGATGATGGACCTGATGAACATGTGA
- a CDS encoding response regulator transcription factor, protein MKVLVIEDEQQVSSFIKQGLEEQSFAVDVAFDGNIGERLALSRDYDVIVLDIVIPGINGFDLCKILKKEKPSTPIIMLTTLGTTSDKLSGFDAGADDYLLKPFEFEELVARLRVLMRRRSTMTDYGNVLRFEDLKLDIEKKVAHRQDKVIKLSAKEFALLEFFLRNPQRVISRSELAEKIWDIKFETGTNVVEVYMNMLRNKIDREFEPKLLQTRIGLGYVLSKET, encoded by the coding sequence ATGAAAGTCCTGGTCATCGAAGATGAACAGCAAGTGTCGTCCTTTATCAAACAAGGTCTGGAGGAGCAATCCTTTGCCGTAGATGTTGCCTTTGATGGGAACATTGGTGAACGGCTTGCCCTGAGCCGGGACTACGATGTGATCGTGCTGGATATTGTCATCCCGGGGATCAACGGATTTGATCTTTGCAAGATCCTGAAAAAAGAAAAGCCTTCCACTCCCATCATCATGCTCACCACCCTGGGGACCACGTCCGACAAGCTCTCGGGCTTTGATGCCGGCGCCGATGATTATTTGCTGAAGCCCTTTGAGTTTGAAGAGCTCGTCGCGCGGTTGAGGGTGCTCATGCGAAGGCGTTCGACCATGACAGACTATGGCAACGTGCTGCGGTTTGAGGATCTCAAGCTGGACATCGAAAAGAAGGTGGCCCATCGCCAGGACAAGGTCATCAAACTCTCGGCAAAGGAATTTGCGTTGTTGGAATTCTTCTTGCGGAATCCGCAGCGGGTTATTTCCCGGAGCGAACTGGCGGAAAAAATATGGGACATCAAATTTGAGACCGGCACCAATGTGGTGGAGGTCTATATGAATATGCTGCGCAATAAGATCGACCGGGAGTTTGAACCCAAGCTCCTGCAGACCCGGATTGGGTTGGGCTATGTACTGAGCAAAGAAACATGA